From Pseudomonas vanderleydeniana, the proteins below share one genomic window:
- a CDS encoding sel1 repeat family protein: MKFRSTSSSPSSSNTISTEPKRFSLRVALWLLDSPSLGHNPNVKHFAGRLLKQPARQGVVLAQRRLGQLMCRDCGSSRERRIGQDLLRQAARAGDQVARRELGLLED, from the coding sequence ATGAAGTTTCGTTCGACCTCATCATCTCCATCTTCGTCCAATACGATTTCGACCGAGCCGAAGCGTTTTTCATTGCGGGTCGCTCTCTGGTTGCTGGACAGCCCGAGCCTGGGTCACAACCCCAATGTCAAGCATTTCGCCGGCCGCCTGTTGAAACAACCGGCACGCCAGGGCGTGGTTCTCGCCCAGCGACGCCTGGGGCAGTTGATGTGCCGTGATTGTGGTAGCTCCCGCGAGCGGCGTATCGGCCAGGACCTGTTGCGCCAGGCCGCGCGAGCGGGTGACCAGGTGGCCCGGCGGGAATTGGGGCTGCTCGAAGACTGA